A stretch of the Kushneria konosiri genome encodes the following:
- the mmuM gene encoding homocysteine S-methyltransferase: MTTTTDPIARALLDHPLLIVDGALATELEARGCDLNDSLWSARVLAETPDLIRQVHLDYFRAGADIAITSSYQATIEGYMARGMSEAEALELITRSVSLAAEARDDFWNEGGHEGRPRPLVAASVGPYGAYLADGSEYRGHYDIDEAGLVAFHRARLAALAAAGADVLACETLPSLVEAKALVTVLREFPDMSAWITFTARDGEHISEGTPIAECARWLNDQPQVAALGVNCTALEHIPSLLEQMSAVTDKPLIVYPNSGETYDATSKTWQGGCDVAHGAGFGEQAAQWYARGARLIGGCCRTTPEDIRSIAAFRAGL, translated from the coding sequence ATGACCACCACGACCGATCCCATCGCCCGGGCCCTGCTCGATCACCCGCTGCTGATCGTTGACGGGGCGCTGGCCACTGAACTTGAAGCGCGCGGCTGTGACCTTAACGACAGCCTCTGGTCGGCACGCGTGCTGGCAGAAACCCCCGACCTGATCCGCCAGGTGCATCTTGATTACTTCCGCGCCGGTGCCGATATCGCCATCACGTCAAGCTATCAGGCCACCATTGAGGGTTATATGGCTCGCGGCATGAGCGAGGCCGAGGCGCTTGAGCTGATCACGCGTTCGGTCAGCCTGGCGGCCGAGGCACGTGATGATTTCTGGAATGAGGGCGGTCACGAAGGGCGGCCAAGGCCGCTGGTGGCGGCCTCGGTCGGCCCCTATGGGGCGTACCTGGCCGACGGCTCGGAGTACCGTGGCCACTATGATATCGATGAGGCCGGGCTGGTGGCCTTTCATCGTGCCCGCCTGGCCGCCCTGGCGGCGGCTGGTGCTGACGTACTGGCCTGTGAAACCCTGCCCTCGCTCGTCGAAGCGAAAGCCCTGGTCACGGTGCTGCGGGAATTTCCCGACATGAGCGCCTGGATCACCTTTACCGCCCGTGACGGCGAGCACATCAGTGAAGGCACGCCGATCGCCGAATGTGCCCGCTGGCTCAATGACCAGCCGCAGGTGGCCGCGCTGGGCGTCAACTGCACCGCACTCGAACACATCCCGTCGCTGCTTGAGCAGATGTCGGCCGTGACCGACAAGCCGCTGATCGTTTATCCCAACTCGGGCGAAACCTATGACGCGACCAGCAAGACCTGGCAGGGCGGCTGTGATGTCGCCCACGGCGCCGGTTTTGGTGAGCAGGCTGCGCAGTGGTACGCGCGCGGCGCACGTCTGATCGGCGGCTGCTGTCGCACCACGCCCGAGGATATTCGGTCAATTGCGGCCTTTCGTGCCGGACTTTGA
- a CDS encoding amino acid permease produces MSRSSSDGPDIPEPRGTSRDFKRSMQSRHLVMLSLGGVIGTGLFLSSGYTVNQAGPMGAILAYLIGGVVVYLVMMCLGELSVHMPETGAFSAHATRYIGPGTGYTVAWLYWLTWTVALGSEFTASGLLMAKWFPDVPIWIWSAIFALIVFLTNAFTPKIFAETEFWLSLIKVATVVIFIIVGGAAIFGLAGPEGQPAPMFHNLTREGFFPTGVMPILVTMLAVSFAFSGTELIGIAAGETEDPEKNVPRAIRATLWRLVVFFVGTIVVIAAMLPREQAGLVESPFVTVFAMTGIPHAGDIMNFVIITALLSAANSGLYAASRMLWSLGEQRTLPSMFARVTRGGIPLNALLFSMLGGLLALLSSVFAADTLYLVLVSISGFAVVAVWMSIAVSQLCFRRQFVRGGGDPATLGYRAPFYPWVPLGAFIACLLCFVGIAFDPTQRIALYCGIPFIAVCYLAFYLTDPRRKDGTDSSAVTETS; encoded by the coding sequence ATGAGCAGATCGTCATCCGATGGCCCGGACATTCCGGAGCCCCGCGGCACGTCCCGCGATTTCAAGCGCAGCATGCAGTCGCGCCACCTGGTGATGCTGTCACTGGGCGGTGTGATCGGGACCGGGCTTTTTCTGAGCTCGGGCTATACCGTCAATCAGGCCGGCCCCATGGGGGCAATTCTTGCCTACCTGATCGGTGGCGTGGTGGTCTATCTGGTGATGATGTGTCTGGGCGAGCTGTCCGTGCACATGCCGGAAACCGGTGCCTTCAGCGCGCACGCCACCCGCTATATTGGCCCCGGTACCGGTTATACGGTGGCCTGGCTCTACTGGCTGACCTGGACGGTCGCGCTGGGTTCGGAGTTCACGGCCTCGGGCCTTTTGATGGCGAAATGGTTTCCCGACGTGCCGATCTGGATCTGGAGTGCGATCTTTGCGCTGATTGTTTTCCTGACCAACGCCTTTACGCCGAAGATCTTTGCCGAGACCGAGTTCTGGCTGTCGCTGATCAAGGTCGCTACCGTGGTGATCTTCATTATCGTCGGCGGCGCGGCGATTTTCGGTCTCGCCGGGCCGGAAGGGCAGCCGGCACCGATGTTTCACAACCTCACCCGCGAAGGCTTCTTTCCGACCGGCGTCATGCCGATTCTGGTCACCATGCTGGCGGTCAGCTTTGCCTTCTCCGGTACCGAGCTGATCGGCATTGCCGCCGGTGAAACCGAGGACCCGGAAAAGAACGTGCCGCGCGCCATTCGCGCCACCCTCTGGCGGCTGGTGGTCTTTTTTGTCGGCACCATCGTGGTGATTGCCGCGATGCTGCCGCGTGAGCAGGCAGGTCTGGTCGAAAGCCCGTTCGTCACGGTCTTTGCCATGACCGGCATCCCTCATGCCGGCGACATCATGAACTTCGTGATCATCACGGCGCTATTGTCAGCGGCCAACTCGGGGCTGTATGCGGCCTCGCGCATGCTGTGGTCGCTGGGCGAGCAGCGCACCCTGCCCTCGATGTTTGCCCGTGTCACCCGCGGCGGCATCCCGCTCAATGCGCTGCTGTTCAGCATGCTGGGCGGGCTTCTGGCCCTGCTCTCCAGTGTCTTTGCGGCCGATACGCTCTATCTGGTGCTGGTGTCGATTTCCGGCTTTGCGGTGGTGGCCGTCTGGATGAGCATTGCCGTCAGCCAGCTTTGCTTTCGCCGCCAGTTCGTGCGCGGCGGTGGCGACCCGGCCACGCTGGGTTATCGCGCGCCCTTTTATCCCTGGGTGCCGCTGGGCGCCTTTATCGCCTGTCTGCTCTGTTTTGTCGGGATCGCCTTTGATCCCACCCAGCGCATCGCACTCTACTGCGGCATTCCCTTCATTGCGGTGTGCTATCTGGCCTTTTATCTCACTGACCCGCGCCGCAAGGACGGGACCGATTCCTCTGCCGTGACGGAGACCTCATGA
- a CDS encoding manganese efflux pump MntP family protein: MRPAALAFLALAMSTDAFAAALGKGAGSTRPKFQEALRTGLLFGTIEGITPVIGWALGLAAAQMISRWDHWIAFILLLGLGARMVYDGLTQDSEAPETSTRQPLGMLMLTALATSIDAMVIGISLAFVDVNIALAALAIGVTTMVMVTTGMMLGRVLGSVIGQRAEIVGGVLLMVLGGAILYEHLYTPMPLQALL; encoded by the coding sequence ATGCGCCCAGCTGCCCTTGCCTTTCTTGCCCTTGCCATGTCCACCGACGCTTTTGCCGCCGCACTCGGCAAGGGGGCCGGCAGCACTCGCCCGAAGTTTCAGGAGGCTCTGCGTACCGGCCTGCTGTTTGGCACCATCGAGGGCATTACCCCGGTCATTGGCTGGGCGCTGGGGCTGGCTGCCGCCCAGATGATCTCCCGGTGGGACCACTGGATCGCCTTCATCCTGCTGCTGGGGCTTGGTGCGCGCATGGTCTACGACGGCCTGACCCAGGACAGTGAGGCCCCGGAGACCTCGACACGTCAGCCGCTGGGCATGCTGATGCTGACCGCGCTGGCCACCAGTATCGATGCGATGGTGATCGGCATCAGTCTGGCCTTTGTCGATGTCAATATTGCCCTGGCGGCACTGGCGATCGGTGTGACCACCATGGTCATGGTGACCACGGGCATGATGCTGGGTCGCGTGCTGGGCAGCGTGATCGGCCAGCGCGCCGAAATCGTTGGCGGCGTGCTGCTCATGGTGCTGGGCGGCGCCATTTTATACGAGCATCTCTACACTCCAATGCCCCTTCAGGCGCTGCTGTAG
- a CDS encoding zinc ribbon domain-containing protein YjdM has translation MSAMPGCPACEADYTYEDGAMFVCPMCGHEWAQAGETSSVEEGSSVRDANGNTLVDGDTVTVIKDLKVKGSSLVVKVGTRVKNIRLVDGDHDIDCKIDGIGAMKLKSEFVKKA, from the coding sequence ATGTCTGCTATGCCCGGCTGTCCCGCCTGCGAGGCCGATTACACCTACGAGGACGGTGCCATGTTCGTCTGCCCCATGTGCGGTCACGAATGGGCGCAGGCCGGTGAGACGTCTTCCGTCGAGGAGGGCAGCAGCGTTCGCGATGCCAATGGCAATACGCTGGTCGATGGGGATACGGTCACGGTCATCAAGGACCTCAAGGTCAAGGGCTCCTCATTGGTGGTCAAGGTCGGCACACGGGTCAAAAATATTCGTCTGGTCGACGGCGATCATGACATCGACTGCAAGATTGATGGCATCGGCGCGATGAAACTCAAGTCCGAGTTTGTCAAAAAGGCCTGA
- a CDS encoding sulfite exporter TauE/SafE family protein gives MIFLLYLALGVVAGILAGLFGVGGGLIIVPVLIYSFTLQGVDPAVMTHLAVGTSLATIVFTSLNSIHGHHRMGATRWPLVGWMSIGIVVGCALGALTASWIPGNDLQTVIGVFAIAMAIQIAFNLRPKGGGTDYRPPGKPWLIGGGTIIGWASAIFGIGGGSLTVPFLLWRNLPAQQAVGTSAACGLPIAVAGALSFMWFGHGHDDLPAWSIGYVYLPGMVGIALTSMVSARIGVRLAHRLSPTLLKRLFAALLLVIGLNFLI, from the coding sequence ATGATCTTTCTTCTTTATCTCGCACTCGGCGTCGTGGCCGGCATTCTGGCGGGGCTTTTTGGCGTAGGCGGCGGCCTGATCATCGTGCCGGTGCTGATCTACAGCTTTACCCTGCAGGGCGTTGATCCCGCGGTCATGACCCATCTGGCCGTGGGAACCTCACTGGCCACCATCGTCTTCACCTCGCTCAACTCGATTCATGGTCATCACCGTATGGGCGCCACGCGCTGGCCGCTGGTGGGCTGGATGAGCATCGGGATCGTGGTCGGCTGTGCGCTGGGCGCGCTGACCGCCTCCTGGATTCCGGGCAATGACCTGCAGACGGTGATCGGCGTGTTTGCCATCGCCATGGCGATCCAGATTGCCTTCAACCTGCGTCCCAAGGGCGGCGGCACCGACTATCGACCGCCGGGCAAACCCTGGCTGATTGGTGGCGGCACGATCATCGGCTGGGCCTCGGCCATCTTTGGCATTGGTGGCGGCTCACTGACGGTGCCGTTTCTTTTGTGGCGCAACCTGCCGGCCCAGCAGGCGGTCGGCACCTCGGCGGCCTGCGGTCTACCGATCGCCGTTGCCGGCGCGCTGTCCTTCATGTGGTTTGGTCACGGCCATGATGATCTGCCCGCCTGGAGCATCGGCTATGTCTATCTACCGGGCATGGTGGGCATTGCCCTGACCAGCATGGTGTCAGCACGGATCGGCGTGCGGTTGGCCCATCGGCTATCCCCCACACTCCTGAAGCGCCTCTTTGCCGCGCTGCTGCTGGTGATCGGCCTTAATTTCCTGATATAG
- the lldD gene encoding FMN-dependent L-lactate dehydrogenase LldD: protein MIISASTDYRAAARRRLPPFLFHYLDGGAYAEYTMRRNVDDLGSVALRQRVLRNMSSLSLETELFGERLAMPVALAPVGLCGMYARRGEVQAATAAAEKGIPFTLSTVSVCSIEEVAAELSRPMWFQLYVLKDRGFMKNALERAWASGVRTLVFTVDMPTPGARYRDAHSGMSGKHAALRRMWQALTHPLWAWDVGLHGRPHDLGNISAYRGHPTGLEDYIGWLAKNFDPSISWQDLEWIRDFWQGPMIIKGILDPEDARDAVRFGADGIVVSNHGGRQLDGVLSSARALPEIASAVKGELKILADSGIRNGLDVVRMIALGADTVLLGRAFIHALATHGRAGVVNLLELIEKEMRVAMTLTGASTISDITSDVLVPQSGSVID from the coding sequence ATGATCATCTCAGCTTCAACAGACTATCGCGCGGCAGCACGACGCCGGCTGCCACCCTTTCTGTTTCACTATCTCGACGGAGGTGCCTACGCCGAGTACACCATGCGACGTAACGTGGACGATCTTGGCAGTGTCGCTCTACGTCAGCGCGTATTGAGAAACATGTCCAGCCTGAGCCTTGAAACCGAGCTGTTTGGTGAGCGTCTGGCCATGCCGGTGGCACTCGCCCCTGTCGGCCTGTGTGGCATGTATGCCCGTCGTGGCGAGGTACAGGCCGCCACGGCCGCAGCAGAAAAGGGCATTCCCTTCACCCTGTCGACCGTCTCGGTGTGCTCGATCGAGGAAGTCGCCGCCGAGCTGTCCCGCCCCATGTGGTTTCAGCTCTATGTACTCAAGGACCGGGGGTTCATGAAAAATGCCCTCGAGCGCGCCTGGGCGTCAGGCGTTCGCACGCTGGTCTTTACCGTGGACATGCCAACGCCCGGGGCCCGCTATCGTGACGCGCATTCCGGCATGAGCGGCAAACACGCCGCCCTTCGCCGCATGTGGCAAGCGTTGACCCATCCGCTCTGGGCCTGGGATGTCGGCCTGCACGGCCGTCCTCACGATCTGGGCAACATTTCTGCCTACCGTGGCCATCCGACGGGGCTTGAAGATTATATTGGCTGGCTGGCCAAAAACTTCGATCCCTCCATTTCCTGGCAGGATCTGGAGTGGATTCGCGATTTCTGGCAAGGCCCCATGATCATCAAGGGCATTCTCGATCCGGAAGATGCCCGGGATGCCGTGCGCTTTGGCGCCGATGGCATTGTCGTCTCCAACCACGGCGGGCGACAGCTTGACGGCGTGCTTTCAAGCGCTCGTGCGTTGCCGGAGATCGCCAGTGCGGTCAAGGGAGAGCTCAAGATCCTTGCCGACTCGGGGATTCGCAATGGTCTTGATGTGGTCCGCATGATTGCGCTGGGCGCAGATACGGTGCTGCTGGGCCGCGCCTTTATCCATGCGCTGGCCACCCACGGCCGGGCCGGCGTGGTGAACCTGCTGGAACTGATCGAAAAGGAGATGCGTGTGGCCATGACGCTGACGGGGGCCAGCACCATCAGTGACATCACAAGTGATGTTCTGGTACCGCAGTCCGGCTCGGTCATCGACTAG
- a CDS encoding YfcC family protein: protein MSQDLSRNPSARPPKKRSFQIPHIYAILFIFILLAGLATWLIPAGAYNTVPGPNGRTTIDAASFHWVTPSPAGPTELLLAIPRGLLGAGEVVFFTLLIGGMFAVLRRTGIIELGVDHLTRHFAGRSLWVIPVLMVLFGVLATIIGTQELSLVYVPVILPLLIALRFDSITAAAIALCATTAGFAAGVINPINTGLAQQLSSLPLYSGFGLRLIALVAMLAVAIFWVIRYARGVRDNPEASLVHDEADEQQKRARYQHALNEVTAPATGRQKLCIVVTLALFGVLVYGVLGRGWFMSEMAGLFIVMGVAAGLVAGLKIDEICEGFNEGFRDVLMGAMIAGIARAVAVVLEDGQVLDTMVHGLGHLVGGLPTALSALGMYLAQLGFNFVVPSGSGQALVTMPIMAPLADVVGVTRQTAVLAYQLGDGIGNILYPTSGYFMATLALAGVPWQKWVRFFLPLFGLWVLVAIVLLIVAQASGWHG, encoded by the coding sequence ATGTCACAGGATCTTTCCCGGAACCCATCGGCGCGCCCACCAAAGAAACGTTCGTTTCAGATTCCGCATATTTACGCCATTCTTTTCATCTTTATTCTGCTGGCGGGCCTGGCCACCTGGCTGATTCCGGCCGGCGCCTACAATACCGTGCCCGGCCCCAACGGCCGCACCACCATTGATGCCGCATCCTTTCACTGGGTCACGCCCAGCCCTGCCGGACCGACCGAACTGCTGCTGGCCATTCCACGCGGGCTGCTTGGTGCCGGTGAAGTGGTGTTTTTCACGCTCTTGATCGGCGGCATGTTTGCGGTGCTGCGCCGCACCGGCATCATCGAACTGGGGGTCGATCACCTGACCCGTCATTTCGCCGGTCGCAGCCTGTGGGTGATTCCGGTTTTGATGGTGCTGTTTGGCGTACTGGCCACCATCATCGGTACCCAGGAGCTGTCGCTGGTCTATGTGCCGGTGATTCTACCGCTTCTGATCGCCCTGCGCTTTGACTCCATCACCGCCGCCGCCATTGCCCTTTGCGCCACCACGGCAGGCTTTGCTGCCGGCGTGATCAACCCGATCAACACCGGCCTGGCCCAGCAGCTTTCAAGCCTGCCGCTCTACTCGGGGTTTGGTCTGCGCCTGATCGCGCTGGTGGCCATGCTGGCCGTGGCCATCTTCTGGGTGATTCGCTACGCCCGGGGGGTGCGGGACAACCCCGAGGCCAGCCTGGTCCACGACGAAGCCGATGAGCAGCAAAAACGCGCGCGCTACCAGCACGCCCTCAACGAGGTCACGGCCCCCGCTACCGGGCGTCAAAAGCTCTGCATTGTGGTCACGCTCGCCCTGTTCGGCGTGCTGGTATACGGCGTGCTCGGACGCGGCTGGTTCATGTCGGAAATGGCCGGGCTCTTTATTGTCATGGGCGTTGCCGCCGGTCTGGTCGCCGGGCTGAAGATCGACGAGATCTGCGAGGGCTTCAACGAGGGCTTTCGGGACGTGCTGATGGGCGCCATGATTGCCGGCATCGCCCGCGCCGTCGCCGTGGTACTCGAAGATGGCCAGGTACTCGACACCATGGTCCATGGGCTGGGGCATCTGGTTGGCGGACTGCCCACGGCACTGTCGGCACTGGGCATGTATCTGGCCCAGCTCGGCTTCAACTTCGTGGTGCCCTCGGGCAGCGGCCAGGCGCTGGTGACCATGCCGATCATGGCACCGCTGGCCGATGTGGTGGGTGTGACCCGTCAGACCGCCGTGCTGGCCTATCAGCTCGGCGATGGCATCGGCAATATTCTCTATCCCACCTCGGGCTACTTCATGGCCACGCTCGCGCTGGCGGGCGTGCCCTGGCAAAAATGGGTGCGCTTTTTCCTGCCGCTGTTCGGTCTCTGGGTACTGGTTGCGATTGTGCTTTTGATTGTCGCCCAGGCCAGCGGCTGGCACGGCTGA
- a CDS encoding GntR family transcriptional regulator produces the protein MEVGQVRHRRLADGIVEQLQSMILEGTLKPGERLPAERALAEQFGVSRPSLREAIQRLTANGLLSSRQGGGTYVTPSLGATFSDPLLLLLENSPDAQRDLLEFRHTLEGACAFYAAQRATEPDRERLQAAFDRLQHCYQNVGPTTQAEEGAADAGFHLAIAEASHNGVLLHTIRGLFDLLKRNVVTNIGGMYAQRVETREILSSQHLELFEAVMSRQPEAAREVAQRHIHYVQEVLAEVHAEAQRMARARRRS, from the coding sequence ATGGAAGTCGGTCAGGTTCGCCATCGCAGGCTGGCGGATGGCATTGTCGAGCAGCTACAGTCGATGATTCTCGAGGGCACCCTCAAGCCGGGCGAACGATTGCCGGCAGAACGGGCGCTGGCCGAACAGTTCGGCGTTTCCAGGCCCTCATTGCGTGAGGCCATTCAGCGCCTGACGGCCAACGGGCTGCTCAGCAGCCGACAGGGTGGTGGCACTTACGTGACGCCTTCGCTGGGGGCAACCTTTAGTGACCCGTTGCTGCTGTTACTGGAAAATAGCCCCGACGCCCAGCGGGATCTCCTTGAGTTCCGGCATACGCTGGAAGGGGCCTGTGCGTTTTATGCCGCACAGCGCGCCACGGAACCGGATCGTGAGCGACTGCAGGCCGCCTTTGATCGGCTACAGCACTGCTATCAGAACGTGGGGCCGACCACGCAGGCTGAAGAGGGGGCAGCGGATGCGGGGTTTCATCTGGCGATTGCCGAGGCCAGCCATAACGGCGTGCTGTTGCATACGATTCGTGGGCTTTTTGATCTGCTCAAGCGTAACGTGGTGACCAATATCGGCGGGATGTATGCCCAGCGTGTCGAAACCCGCGAGATTCTCTCGAGCCAGCATCTTGAGCTGTTTGAGGCGGTCATGAGTCGACAGCCCGAGGCGGCACGCGAGGTCGCTCAGCGTCATATCCACTACGTGCAAGAGGTATTGGCAGAAGTTCATGCCGAGGCACAGCGCATGGCCCGCGCCCGTCGCCGAAGTTGA
- a CDS encoding L-lactate permease, producing MTPGLLALLAIAPIIVAGILLIGLRWPASRAMPVVYLLSVLIALSGWSMSFERVLASTLQGLIITIGVLWIIFGAILLLNTLQHSGAIRAIHAGFTTISPDRRVQAIIIAWLFGSFIEGASGFGTTAAIAAPLLVAMGFPAMAAVLMGMLVQSTPVSFGAVGTPIVIGVTTGLDSVTLTDQLIARGSSWELFLQQITNGTAITHAIVGTVMPLIMVLMLTRFFGEKKSWKAGFEILPFALFAGLALTIPYLVTGIFLGPEFPSLLGGLVGLVIVVTAARLRFLTPRTTWDFADRRDWPTEWIGTLQVKIDDLTARPMSQWLAWLPYVLVGALLVISRVFPEVTTALKSLSFGMSNILNEEGISASVEPLFLPGGILVFVALLTVVLHRMRLRALGAAISESGQVLLKAGFVLLFTVPMVRILINSGINAADLPSMPIAMARYMADSVGSIYPLLAPTIGAMGAFLAGSNTVSNMMFSQFQFGVAETLGISGAFIVSIQAVGAAAGNMIAIHNIVAASATVGLIGREGITLRKTIWPTLYYVIFTGIIGLVACYALGIKDPLMGS from the coding sequence ATGACACCCGGTCTGCTTGCCCTGCTCGCCATTGCGCCCATTATCGTTGCCGGCATACTGCTGATCGGCCTGCGCTGGCCCGCCAGCCGCGCCATGCCGGTGGTCTATCTGCTCAGCGTGCTGATTGCCCTGTCTGGCTGGAGCATGAGCTTCGAGCGCGTGCTCGCGTCCACGCTGCAGGGGCTGATCATCACCATTGGCGTGCTCTGGATCATTTTCGGCGCCATCCTGCTGCTTAACACGCTGCAGCACTCGGGCGCGATCAGGGCGATTCATGCCGGCTTTACCACCATCAGCCCAGATCGTCGCGTACAGGCCATCATCATTGCCTGGCTGTTTGGCAGCTTCATCGAAGGCGCCTCCGGCTTTGGGACCACGGCCGCCATTGCCGCACCGCTGCTGGTCGCCATGGGCTTTCCTGCCATGGCGGCCGTGCTGATGGGCATGCTGGTACAGAGCACCCCGGTCTCCTTTGGCGCCGTGGGCACCCCCATTGTCATTGGCGTTACGACCGGGCTGGACAGCGTGACCCTGACCGATCAACTCATCGCGCGCGGCTCAAGCTGGGAGCTCTTTTTACAGCAGATCACCAACGGTACCGCGATCACCCACGCCATTGTCGGCACCGTCATGCCGCTGATCATGGTATTGATGCTGACGCGCTTTTTCGGCGAAAAGAAAAGCTGGAAGGCCGGTTTCGAGATTCTGCCCTTTGCGCTGTTTGCAGGGCTTGCGCTGACCATCCCCTACCTTGTGACCGGTATTTTCCTCGGGCCGGAATTCCCCTCCCTGCTGGGCGGTCTGGTGGGCCTGGTCATCGTCGTGACCGCCGCCCGACTGCGCTTTCTGACGCCCAGAACCACCTGGGACTTTGCCGATCGCAGGGATTGGCCAACCGAGTGGATCGGTACGCTACAGGTCAAGATCGATGATCTCACCGCCCGCCCCATGAGCCAGTGGCTGGCCTGGCTGCCCTATGTATTGGTCGGCGCCTTGCTGGTCATCAGCCGCGTCTTCCCCGAGGTGACCACGGCGCTGAAGTCGCTGAGTTTTGGCATGAGCAATATCCTGAACGAGGAGGGCATCAGTGCCAGCGTCGAGCCGCTGTTTCTGCCCGGTGGCATCCTGGTGTTCGTGGCACTTCTGACCGTGGTGCTTCATCGCATGCGTCTGCGCGCGCTCGGCGCGGCGATCAGCGAGTCGGGTCAGGTGCTGCTCAAGGCCGGCTTTGTGCTGCTGTTTACCGTGCCCATGGTTCGTATTCTGATCAACTCGGGCATCAATGCCGCCGACCTTCCCAGCATGCCGATTGCAATGGCGCGCTACATGGCCGATAGCGTCGGCAGCATCTATCCATTGCTGGCTCCCACCATCGGGGCCATGGGTGCCTTTCTGGCCGGCTCCAATACCGTCAGCAACATGATGTTCAGCCAGTTCCAGTTCGGTGTCGCCGAAACCCTGGGTATTTCAGGCGCGTTTATCGTCTCCATTCAGGCCGTGGGCGCTGCGGCGGGCAACATGATCGCGATTCACAACATCGTGGCGGCCTCGGCCACGGTCGGATTGATCGGTCGTGAAGGCATCACGCTTCGCAAGACGATCTGGCCCACCCTCTACTACGTGATTTTTACCGGCATCATCGGTCTGGTGGCCTGCTATGCGCTGGGGATCAAGGACCCACTCATGGGCAGCTAA